ATCGCCGCTTCGCTAGATCTAACGGATACGTCAGGACTTTAGCGATGAAACCAGCGATGCTGCCAGCGGCCGTCGTGGCGAAGAGAAGATGCTCTGGCTTATGTGCATTCACTTTAGGATGAGCACAATTCCCATTGCAGCTGTACAGGTAGTTGAGGAAGAGTGGTTGTAGAAAACTGAACACGGAGAAGGTTATTCCGACTTGAGGCCCTaactgaaatacatttttttttctaatagacaaatatatttttagtggaTGATTCTTCATGTAGATAAGCCAATTGCGTAGGAGTTATTATTGTGCATAAGTATGTGCGCAAATGAGGGTATACGCATTCGTCCGACCAATCGAATATACAGCCGTAAAAGCACTATGACGCAGTTGTGATGCATAATATAAGTTGTAATGAGGTTattcacattaataatatttaaatacacgattaactattcaaaaatataatatatcaaagtaGGTTTTATATGTACCctacctttgaatcgtcattttacaagaatatataaatatatagctatCGATTCGTAATGTACCTTTACCGAGAAGAattaaaagaagaagaagaaaatttagtagttatgctctatatgtatatagagccgagatggcccagtggttagaacgcgtgcatcttaaccgatgatttcgggttcaaacccaggcaggaaccactgaaatttcatgtgcttaatttgtgtttataattcatctcgtgctcggcggtgaaggaaaacatcgtgaggaaacctgcatgtgtctaatttcaacgaaattcagccacatgtgtattccgccaacccgcattggagcagcatggtggaatatgctccaaaccttctcctcaaagggagaggaggcctttatcccagcagtgggacatttacggactgttaatgctaaaaaaaaaaaaaatgctctatATGTTCGGCCAACAGTCCACTCGATCGTCCAACCTTCCACACATTGTTCCGATTGCGGTAAATTGTTCGCAGATCAAACTCTTACGAACTAATTGGATTGGACGATTGTGTGGAGAAAACAGAGGGAGATAACTAGATTgtgtctattttaataaaatacgaattacaagcttttttgttattgaaatagtCTTGTATTGTATCTCAATAATTATATCACTGCACTATATTCCAACGATTTTTAacgtatgatataaaattatgaattggcagttaaaaacgattttattgaatttgattatGTCTTACCATTAGGACTCCAGCCGCCCATCCCTCGTAAAATGCTAGTAAGCCACCGGATTTGTATACTGCTTTGGTGCCATTTATAAAACCTCTATATTGTTCCTGTATTAACATCTGTCGAACTCGTATTACTTCTATAGGAGTGGCTAGAGTGGCGCTACAGCACCCAGCGCAAATTCCACACATAAACTCAAGGAAAgatctaaagtaaaaaaatataaatcataaaatacaattacaatctgtatttttttatattaagctgATAATAGATGACCACaacatacttttaattttaatgaaattagcgccttattgttttattatagcaATTTCAATTGAACTCACGAGATGGTTTTTTTATCGTAATAGGTAGGTGGATAGGCATATAGGTTgttagtaagtggtcacaattcatatagacattagcgctgtaagaaataacaaccattcctcacatcgccaatgtgccaacaTCTTTGGGATGTCATGtcatttgtgcctgtagttatactggttcaAAAGAATTTAAAAGGGCGATTttaaaagctaaataaaatctgttgtagatatgaatataaacacataaaattaaaattcaatataaacttgGAAGATATACTTTTGTCTCGACAAAACGTTAGAGTTTTCTAAAGATTATACTATAACTTTATAAGAAAGTTTATACTATACCTTCATCAAAGTACAACGTCCACATACTGTAGAACTCAATATAATAAACAGATATACCattgaacatatttaaaaaaaccattgATATTGTACCCTACCTGGATTTCGTTAAgcatgtaattacactgaaCTCAACCTGATAcggttttgtttgtaatttgtcAATGCTTAGTTACTTACACTTAGGATACTTACTTATACTTGGGATTTGCATGAGTACTAAAAACATACTTGGTTGTCActtcataaacataaaattgagATGTCGTAGATATTATTGAGTgaatctgtaagaaatatgatattaacatatattcGAACCtcatcttattaattattatttattaaagataaaaaaaaattaaaagtatgacATTTTTTCGAATCTCACCTGACCAAGACTGTGGCCGTGCCAGAAGGCGGTGACACCTTCTTCGAGGAAAATCTTTTTAGTCGTCTCAAAAACATTTCGCTGTTTACCTTTTGTTACTTTCTTTTGCAGTTGAGTTCTGACTTTTAATACGTCCAACGGTTGTGTTATAAACCGTGTTACCATCCCAGAAATACCACCTGCTATTAACTTCTGATTTGGGGTCAATGATTCATCTTTTCGATAACCTACCATTTTTAAGACATATTTGAGTCAGATAATTCATTTctcttattatttatcattttatatttacttataaattgacAGGTAATTTGACGCCATCAAAAAACACAGGAATGCTTACACCTCAGAACAATAACTAAATCGTAAAAGAAGCTTTATTGAGCGTAAACAAGTTGATAAGTATTTATGCTCTTTTCTCAGGTAATTTTGCTAATGTTAGAAAGAGATGCATATAGTTTTGATAGGACCTCgagttataatattgtatacattGCAAAAAAATCAGGGTTGAGGACATGTTGATTGACAATATCGATaagttacatattatgtatacctATTGAGacggtaataaatatattatgtattaagattACACTGTTTTAACTATTCTGTTCTAAAAGTTTCGCTTTTATGTTGTTCTACTCCTAATTATTGCTTTgtcaaaaaacaattattaagctACAGCTATAcagttataattattgaattgaaatatttcaatacgaAATCTAGTAATAATCTTGACCATcaatttttgcaatattttgttGCAGGTATATTGTCGATAAAATTtcactaaaacaatatttacaatagttaataatctataaatatattaaagcattTTAAGCTACGAGCggctttaaaatattgtaataaataacctgaaaattataattaattggctAATGCTTCAATATAGATCACGATCGAGGATATAAGTCTGGATATAACTAGACATTTTTTAGTTCCCTGTCAGTATTTAGCTAGAGTTCATTTTCAATGTGTACACTGTGGAAACACtggtaaaatgtatttatacttttatatgtatagagtTGATGAAATCTCAACATTTTAAAAGACAATGTTGatgttaattcaaataaaaacctGGCATGTGCAATTTGGACTCGCGAACTGAAAGTCCCGTACCAACAGACAAATGGATAAACAAAATCCTAAGATCTTATTGATTAggtattactataatttttattttgcaaatataattaaaaaataatagtggtGGGTACCGAGACTTAAAAATTGTTAAGACTAcccaatgtttaattttaagatcaCACTATTGACAAAATTCGGAAACATTGCGTTTATCGACATATCGGTTTTTGCGGTAATgcctaaaacaaaagaaacacGCCTCTTTGTCTTgtgataaaaactttttgattaTCGCATTATGACTTACATATGAATGTGAAAAGTTACAgccattttaatgttatataattttatgatgtaTAAACATTTCAACGAATTTTATGTCTTTTAGACATACATTAAACTCTTTATGGTTCTTGATGGTTAAATTTTCTTTGATAATTGTCTTATAATCATCGTGACTAGGTTATACACAATTTGACTAATGATTTCGGTTTAGTCCTTACATGTTAAAGTTAACAGTTACTATGAGTGACGATCGCTTTTAatacttcatttttaatatattaagtgtcattttattttctatacagtGAAAGATAAAacacatagaaaatatatatggaataaataatgtaatatcatCACGATCCTCTATATCAATTGGCTTGACCAGTTGTGATTATAAAGGCACACACAGTTACACGCAcacaatttgaaaaataacagATATTAACAAGCGACAAACGAAATAAGCATCTTAATCACACATCTCTTTTGAGTTCTGCACTAGCATCACTCTGCAAAGTTCCAAAGAGTTCTTGTCTCTAGCACTTgttcattagtattttttactatacagacataatagttatttttcttttatcaagAGAAAGATAAATGGTTCCGCAGACTTTTTATCAGATCTACTAAAGACcattttttgtaacaatatatatgttaagtTAAGCATGTGACTCTGGtttgaaaataacttaaaaaaatgatcGTCGCGCAGCTCAATCAGAATTGGTtctcaataaaaaacaaaacattacacAATTTTTTGATACATATCGATAAAACCAGCTCAGATTGGAGAGAAAATCGATGTTCGTATTCTCAACACTGTGACAACTCATCATTATGATGTCATAGGAGGTAGGTAGTCAAAAGACATGGTCGTTTTCCATACAAATTAACTTACtgtatttaactatattttttatttattacagataaacCTATTGAATTTCCACTCAtaactattacaaataataagcaGGAAAAACAgtgaacaattaaaaataaaacttggaatagttaataataaaatacaaataaaatgatgGTTAGAATGATATTAAATGGTTCTACGACGTCTGATTCTTGGACTGATATCAAAATCATCTTAAAATGCAAATACACAAGATATTCAATGATATGCAAAGCAGTTAAAATAGCgtacttataaaaatttagaaatatcaaCTACTAAGATATTTGCTCATGGTTCTAGTTACGTACATAAttacagtgtaactacataggGTTACcgattttgaatttgaaaattaattttcgtGTGTATAAATATTCCAATGGAATTTTAGAACACTGTCAggattttcataattaaattatttttgtaaaacacTACAACCAATGCTAATGATACAATACAAGTTGAAATATCTCTTATTTGCTTCTATCAACAGTTAACTCTTTTAAAaagatcataatttaaatatattttgacaacgGTCAATACTTCTCACCTCAATACTCCACTTCAATCTACTTCCAACCTCTTTTCTGCTCACCTCATAATATTACCGTTACAGTATAGTTGtcgaattttgtaaaatatcgaaacaaatcatataattatatagaaatatttaataaaacaaatttaccaaaaaaaagattttttcttGCTGTCTATATCTTGTAAGCTCGAGCGTCAGTCATACCAATGCACACAATTATATGACGTGGAGGGGcgctatttgttatattaaaataatcgctttttactaaatacatatgtatatacacacgctacatataactatataacatttttttaaattgttgtctgtctgtttgtttcggctaatATATGGtatggctggaccgattttgacgggactttcactgacagatagctgatgtaatagggagtaacttaggctacttttaatttagaattatatataaaataataatatagtcacGCTAGTAATAATGTATAACACGAAGAATATATACTGCGAGCTAAGTAAGTAGCTAAGTAACTCGGCGCGTATATTATATCACGGAATATGATAGCATAAAAGCccgtcatgccgtttgccgttaCGGCCCACGAATCGGTCTTTTCTCAAATAATTCctaatagaaatttattttgatatttaaattaatccataatattatctaaaaatttttcataacataaaagtgtttttgaaataaataaaatagaaacaaataatGTAGAAATTCTTTTAAGTAGCTGTGAAAGAATTcagaagttaatttattataatggtaaaacataaatatttgctttaagTATCAATATATTTCCAGGATATGCAGTATTATTACACTGATAAAGTCGCAATGCGATAAGATATGTAGAGCAATGAAAGCACACACAATTCGAAAATTTATTCACATATAACATTCACGAGACGAAgcttttgttattttctattgATAATAGAGTGTCACAAATCAAtcgtatttatacatacataacgtGAATAAATTGAAGATTTGTCGGACGTAACGAGTCGTATCAACAAATATTTGCATctatagttaatataaatattgatatcagATGACCCTGACGAAGTTCCGTACATTTATTGGGTGACCACTACGGCCTGTCATAGAGCGCTTATTGTTTTTGATACTCCTTGCGGAGCGGGCATATCGCGAATAATAAACCAAAGTATTAAAATTCGCTCAAACTAAACAGAATATTCGTTTGATTCTAGATCATTTGTAACAGTAATGTAAGTCGATTTACGCAATATACTTGTAGTAATTCTAAACTTCAATAAATACATCTCATATTACGCACATGTATAAGCTTATTCAATTTACatacagaataattattatttgaatacacTTCGTTGTATTGCAATTTGCTTGTGTTTTTATTGTTCTAGTAAAATGACAGATCAGCGTAAGGAGAGACCATACGATGTTCGATTAAATGAAGACGAGCCACGCCGAAGTAAGGTAAATATTTCCAgtgtctattttttatttgcgaattataattaataattttgaaatataatgttttttgttaattatgtgGATTATCTGATATGTGTATAAAGTTagtattataactattataaaattgttgctagcgttttgaaaaaaagttttgtatattttttgtcttattcATAATGACAATGTTCcacataatgttttaaaatactattgcatttatatcatttatgtgCTATAGTTGCATCTTTTATTGTGCGAATATCATCAAAAATGGACAGGCATTTTTAGTGGACGCTTTGCAAGTATCAATTTTGTGACAGTAAAAGTATGAGTAAATCTTAGCCCATTGTTGTGCCCAATGCATTCTCTGTGTTGCTGTGGCTACCGTCAAAAACCATAGCATGGGCACCCCGCCTACTATCCACTCAATAATGTCCAAAACAAAATACGCACGGACCCCGCCTCATGCATCTACGGCCCTTGACTACGCCCTGTTTTTTGGACACCGTGCGTGGAGGCTGTGGACTTTACCTTCGTTATCTTTTAAAAGCGGCTCCTTCCTTAAACAGCTCCATTGTCTTCTGTGTGTCTGTGAACTTGAACTATTGTCTCTTAGAAGAAATCTCTGGGCCTCTAAGTCTTTACTCCGTAATTTGGAAATGACGTCGTCACGCGTGCGCTCAGCGTAGTCCACGCCATTAAGGTGGCACATCATCATTGCTTTGTATCCGATCTTACACAGGTATACAAAACAGTCGTAAGCGTTCATTACTTAAGTGACCTATGATTTGTCAAATTTACGTATTCCTCGGCAGACGAGCACACCATGTGTTCTATAGTTTTCCCGCTCATTCGAAGCCTCGGACACACTTCGAAGAGTGCGAGCTCCCACCCAAATTCATAATCTAATTCTTCTCACGCCATAACATCCGCTCAGAGGTTAAGAAACGTtttgaattacaatattaaattataatatgtgtcTTATAAGCTAGCTAgtaaaccaacgaggcagtaacatcaatacataatatgtacctaCACGTAGACGGATATCTGATATCAACAACAGTAAGCAtgttcatcaaatatttttattaacgatgCAACATTATAGAATCACTGTTAAATTATACTTGCGTTTATTATCCATTGTTTTCTATGTAAATTCAATTAACAAAATGTTCGAATAATACGACACGCACAATAGTTGATTGTTAATTATCTATACGGCATCTATATTCGTAATTGCTCTGGCCAGCACTCAAATAGATTatgaaatgaaacaataaattttccattcaataaacatttgttCATCATAACTATTACCCCTATTATGCCATGAAcaccataaatattataagttgaaaTGAGATCGATGGAATGAAGACGGTCAATTGACTTAAAAATATGCAGCACATGCccttcttataaataattctaacgacgtattttacatatatttaaataatttcatgttCAATATGCATTTCttaacatttacaaatacaattgtattttttgcaatgctttttaaatgttacattacATGGTAACTTTTATTAGGAAAAAATTTAGATAGCTAGGGAAACAGTTAATTaagctaattatatatttttttggtttttcaGGCACGAGGTCGGCATTCCTTAAGGCAAGGATCGTCACCTGAAAGTCGATCTGCGCGTTTGCTGCCGCCGATTGTTATTTCGAGTGAATTTagtaggttttatttataatattttagtatcgtatataaaattatattatttaacctgCCACATACTGTACACATTATTTAACatcatataagtatttttatttagtgcGTCTTCTATTAATtcctattatttttcaaaacttaGTTTTCTAACAGCAAACATATCGaagataatagttttttttttgcattcaaACGatgaaaaatcaaaacaaaaacctaTCTATTAATTTCGCTTTGTCCCAGTAAAGCTTTATTAATGTTACTAGCAGCTAATGAGGTCAGAGGTTTTTTAAGTTAAAGCtacacacaaaaaaatcattaggCATTTTGACATTAGGCAATTAGGCTTTCTAATTGATAATTTagtatgaaagaaaatattaaaattagtggACTTGTTTTTAATGCATGCTCTACTGAGTATTTAATACAACCTCCATTTGTCGATAAAAAAGCCTGAATACCTGTAGGCATACCTTTTAGTATCTTTTTTACTACAACTTTGAGGAATGGTAGACCATTCTTCAACTAATGCTTAATAATTTGGAGTTTTCTTAATTATGTCAACTGGTactaaatttctttatttaacctTTCTGCTGAGTTTATCCTAAACGTATTCTAAGTTTATTTCGTTCTGTACGTCGACGATACCAGCtgcattaagattttttttggcattggtgATCTCTCTCACTTGTTAAACATTCTAGAGCTAATAACTAATTACCTCAGATAAAGTCAAAGTATTATTTCTTAGGTGCCCCTAATAAATCTGCCACCCTCAGTTGTTGGTCCTTATTGAGACCTTTCCCGTTTTGATTCAATTCTTTCTTAGCTTGACGCTGTTGTTTAACGCtgagaaaaaataacaaacataaaaaccaattattaagcctgtttatttaaatgatcgTAAATGGGATTGAACAATTGTCAATTAAATTTACAGCTATGTAAGAACAATAAGACCTGAGCTTCCCTAAGTTTCCGCATTATCGCTGTAATATCACTGCactgtaaaaaaaactatacaaaaataatacattgacTAGAATATACAAAAACCATGTACATGgctagatatttaataaaattcgattttttgtttatttaaatatgaattatttattattaaagttatatccCGGCAcactgttttatttcttttttatcaattagtaagatttttcttaatttatatagttttaaagagtaaatattaagcattttttaattCTACTATATAACAGACAAGATTGGTTCTCAAATGCAGAGCCGTTTACGATGACAGTGGGTTTAaaagaattatttgttttgtaattagtaCGTCAtgattaattaagttaaatattaaagagcCTTTCTAACATGCAATCATCAAAAATATCAATCATCTGTTCTAGCAACCATAAACCATTCCCATTAACATAGTTTCCATATGCATAGTTCCATACTCTTATagcataataaatgaatatgattattttagcATAACTATaactaattcaaaaataaatatctttaagatAGTCAACAAGAAACTTGTACGTCATCAAAGTCCCCTACGTTGGAATCCAAGCATTGGTCGCGTTACCACAGAGGAATGTCTGCAAAAGACTTTTCTGTTGTGAACAGTGCCGATATCAagatggaaaaaaaaacaaagagacTCGGTAAgtgacaattaatataataaaacatattgaagAATTCTTTTTTTAGTTATGCTTACTGTTTGTATATTAGATATGGACAAGCTTTTTAATACCTTCGATGAAATATTGGTAGCGAGAGGGCCGCCCTATATaaccataattattttgttgtaatttttttattggaattttCGTTGCCAAATTCATAACTTTATTGATACAATTTTACAACATATTACTATACAACAGCTATACAGTTAACaaataatacgtaaatatttttgtgcaaACGTTCGCACTTTATTCGTTgggttaaaaaaagtaataagatGTGTTATAATCGTATCGTTCAAActgaaaattacatttttcatatgaaatatttattattttccaggGAAACATTCAACAAAAGACATCGAAGTTGATATAATAGATTATCTTGACCGAAACCGCGATTTTCTGGAGGCTTATATCATTGACAGCGTTCCTATAAACCAGGTCGAACGGTGGTTGGTAAAGAAAATGACCAGGGATATAGTATgagtttttcttattattatttttatgatataagttggcggacgagcaaatgggccaactgatggtaagtgctcaccatcGCCcgaagacaatggcgctgtaagaaatgtcgccaatgcgtcaccaatctttggaactaagatgttatgtcccttgtgcctgtagttaccctgactcacttaccctttaaaTCGCGACACAATAACACTGAGTACTGTTggttggcagtagaatatctgatcagcgggtggtacttacccaggcttgcacaaatcctta
This genomic window from Vanessa atalanta chromosome Z, ilVanAtal1.2, whole genome shotgun sequence contains:
- the LOC125076045 gene encoding mitochondrial thiamine pyrophosphate carrier-like codes for the protein MVGYRKDESLTPNQKLIAGGISGMVTRFITQPLDVLKVRTQLQKKVTKGKQRNVFETTKKIFLEEGVTAFWHGHSLGQIHSIISTTSQFYVYEVTTKYVFSTHANPKYKSFLEFMCGICAGCCSATLATPIEVIRVRQMLIQEQYRGFINGTKAVYKSGGLLAFYEGWAAGVLMLGPQVGITFSVFSFLQPLFLNYLYSCNGNCAHPKVNAHKPEHLLFATTAAGSIAGFIAKVLTYPLDLAKRRLQIGSHKPDAKFYTPTTSRNLVQCTRLIQCITETFKVEGFWGLYRGLSVTIYKAQMTNIVTFTTYELVCYFIRQM